A genomic segment from Zonotrichia albicollis isolate bZonAlb1 chromosome 21, bZonAlb1.hap1, whole genome shotgun sequence encodes:
- the TMEM250 gene encoding transmembrane protein 250: MPVIPIPRRVRSFHGPHTTCLHSACGPVRSAHLVRTKYNNFDIYLKSRWMYGFIRFLLYFSCSLFTSILWVALSILFCLQYLGIRIFLRFQYKLSIILLLLGRRRVDFSLMNELLIYGIHVTMLLVGGLGWCFMVFVDM, encoded by the coding sequence ATGCCGGTGATCCCCATTCCGCGGCGGGTGCGCTCGTTCCACGGCCCGCACACCACCTGCCTGCACTCCGCCTGCGGCCCCGTGCGCAGCGCGCACCTGGTGCGCACCAAGTACAACAACTTCGACATCTATCTCAAGTCGCGATGGATGTACGGCTTCATCCGCTTCCTGCTGTACTTCAGCTGCAGCCTCTTCACCTCCATCCTCTGGGTGGCTCTGTCGATCTTGTTTTGCCTTCAGTACCTCGGCATCCGCATCTTCCTGCGCTTCCAGTACAAACTCTCcatcatcctgctgctgctggggaggaggagggtggaCTTCAGCCTCATGAATGAACTGCTCATCTACGGGATCCATGTGACCATGCTGCTGGTGGGGGGGCTGGGCTGGTGTTTCATGGTCTTTGTGGATATGTAA